One genomic region from Proteus vulgaris encodes:
- the tehB gene encoding SAM-dependent methyltransferase TehB, protein MELVSYKTMPEWTRTSIPLALLERHNTKEGTYAQMRVLQGNMTFVVFNDDGSQISVECDTENQPPLIQPQQWHKIDKASDDVLCQLSFLCAPEDKLFKENDLSLPHSEVRYMATFTQPCKVLDLGAGRGRNSFYLASQGYDVTALDINASHIDAIEAVKTKTGLAVKSGLYDINEASLTEKYDIILSTVVLMFCQRERIESIIKNMQECTNSNGINVIVCPVETPNSDPAEIPFKTFLRPNELADYYKDWEIIKYNENPGHLHKTDANGNRIALNFATLIARKK, encoded by the coding sequence ATGGAACTTGTAAGTTATAAAACAATGCCAGAGTGGACTCGTACATCCATTCCTTTAGCGTTATTAGAACGTCATAATACAAAGGAAGGCACTTATGCTCAAATGCGGGTATTGCAAGGTAACATGACATTTGTTGTTTTTAATGATGATGGTTCACAAATTTCAGTGGAGTGTGATACTGAAAATCAGCCACCTTTAATTCAACCTCAACAGTGGCATAAAATAGATAAAGCAAGCGATGATGTTCTTTGTCAGCTCTCTTTTTTATGTGCTCCTGAAGATAAGCTATTTAAAGAAAACGACTTATCATTACCACATTCTGAAGTGCGTTATATGGCAACGTTTACCCAACCTTGCAAGGTGTTAGATTTAGGTGCAGGTCGTGGTCGAAACAGTTTTTATTTAGCGTCTCAAGGTTATGATGTAACAGCGTTAGATATTAATGCTTCACATATTGATGCCATTGAAGCAGTTAAAACCAAAACAGGGTTAGCGGTAAAAAGCGGCTTATATGATATTAATGAAGCTTCACTGACAGAGAAATACGATATTATTCTTTCAACGGTTGTATTGATGTTCTGTCAACGGGAACGTATTGAAAGTATTATTAAAAACATGCAGGAATGTACCAACTCTAACGGTATTAATGTGATTGTTTGCCCTGTTGAAACGCCAAATAGTGATCCTGCTGAAATTCCATTTAAAACCTTTTTACGTCCAAACGAATTAGCTGATTATTATAAAGACTGGGAAATTATTAAATATAATGAAAACCCAGGGCATCTACATAAAACAGATGCAAATGGAAATCGTATCGCCTTAAACTTTGCTACTTTAATCGCACGTAAAAAATAG
- a CDS encoding OmpG porin family protein → MNKLRIALFLPLLGLGLTSFHTQAANVNAMFSWETADYDTPNNYAGYRVDFNINPDKSNWYFDVGFRQREHDNKNRYQRYDLQGSYRFKLNNGWIQPGLKVRQDLTNYDNGSRLTIDFYESKTNYQFPINKDWVLTGSVLFGLQKKEDKRSNGVTNTDYLGWEIEPGLRYFVTPNINTTVAYFDGGKQAIRHEEYDTKETNHNQQLRMYVNWTTPIGLIVSPSMRKSIFGKIEDRTNKGVYIEKDMTRYTLQMAYQISPQWRVMTEYYNERVENKNDGSKSTQDYFKVSFRATF, encoded by the coding sequence ATGAACAAACTTCGTATTGCTCTTTTTTTACCTCTTCTTGGCTTAGGTTTAACTTCTTTTCATACTCAGGCAGCTAATGTCAACGCCATGTTTTCTTGGGAAACAGCAGATTACGATACACCAAATAACTATGCTGGTTATCGTGTGGATTTTAATATTAATCCAGATAAATCTAACTGGTATTTCGATGTTGGTTTTCGTCAACGTGAGCATGACAATAAGAACCGTTATCAACGTTATGATTTACAGGGTAGTTATCGTTTTAAATTAAATAATGGTTGGATCCAACCCGGTTTAAAAGTACGTCAAGATCTGACGAACTATGATAATGGTAGCCGCTTAACCATTGATTTTTATGAATCAAAAACCAATTACCAATTTCCAATTAATAAAGATTGGGTTTTAACGGGTAGCGTTTTATTTGGCTTACAAAAGAAAGAAGACAAACGTAGTAATGGAGTCACAAATACGGATTATTTAGGCTGGGAAATTGAACCGGGTCTACGTTATTTTGTCACTCCTAATATTAATACAACTGTGGCTTATTTTGATGGTGGTAAACAAGCAATACGACATGAAGAATACGACACAAAAGAAACAAACCATAATCAACAATTACGTATGTATGTAAACTGGACGACTCCAATAGGATTAATTGTTTCTCCATCAATGCGTAAATCTATTTTTGGAAAAATAGAAGATAGAACAAATAAAGGCGTTTATATCGAAAAAGATATGACACGTTATACCTTACAAATGGCTTATCAAATATCACCTCAATGGCGAGTCATGACGGAATATTATAATGAACGAGTTGAAAATAAAAACGATGGAAGTAAATCAACTCAGGATTATTTCAAAGTTTCATTCCGAGCAACATTCTAA
- a CDS encoding linear amide C-N hydrolase, with amino-acid sequence MMKKLRHTFLGTLLISGFFTVGITDADACTRLVYLGDNNQIITARSMDWKYDIGTNLWIFPQGMQRSGEAGDNSIKWTSKYGSVIASGYDISTTDGMNEKGLVANLLWLAESDYPAYTKEKPAISISAWAQYVLDNFASVEEAVNALDSEPFIVLTDKVPGQDRMATLHLSLSDATGDSAIIEYINGKQVIHHSKEYQVMTNSPIFSEQLALNSYWQQIGGTVMLPGTNRASDRFARASFYVNAIPKAQSSKKSLASVFGVIRNVSVPYGLSTVESPEISSTRWRTVADHKNQLYFFESALSPNTFWVNLKEIDFSKENGKVMTLPLGEEQSIIYSANATSHFKPAEPFKFQGLDNIPLNN; translated from the coding sequence ATAATGAAAAAATTACGCCATACTTTTTTGGGCACTCTACTTATATCTGGTTTTTTTACAGTAGGTATTACAGATGCTGATGCATGTACTCGACTTGTTTATTTAGGTGACAATAACCAAATTATCACAGCTCGCTCGATGGACTGGAAATATGACATAGGAACAAATTTATGGATATTTCCACAAGGAATGCAACGCTCAGGAGAAGCGGGTGATAACTCAATAAAATGGACATCTAAATATGGAAGTGTGATTGCATCCGGTTATGATATTTCTACGACAGATGGTATGAATGAAAAAGGTTTAGTGGCTAATTTATTGTGGTTAGCGGAATCAGATTATCCAGCATATACCAAAGAGAAACCGGCAATTTCAATTTCTGCATGGGCGCAATATGTGTTAGATAATTTTGCTTCAGTTGAAGAAGCTGTGAATGCATTAGACAGTGAGCCTTTTATTGTATTAACAGATAAAGTTCCTGGGCAAGATAGAATGGCAACATTACACCTCTCGCTTTCAGATGCAACGGGAGATAGTGCCATTATTGAATATATTAATGGCAAGCAAGTGATTCATCACAGCAAAGAGTATCAAGTGATGACGAACTCACCTATTTTTTCAGAACAATTAGCGTTAAATAGTTATTGGCAACAAATTGGTGGAACTGTGATGTTACCGGGGACTAACCGAGCTTCAGATCGCTTTGCCAGAGCTTCTTTTTATGTTAATGCTATTCCTAAAGCTCAATCGAGTAAAAAATCTCTTGCTAGCGTATTTGGTGTGATCAGAAATGTATCTGTGCCTTATGGATTAAGTACGGTTGAGTCACCAGAAATTTCATCTACACGCTGGAGAACTGTTGCTGATCATAAAAATCAATTATATTTTTTCGAATCAGCATTATCGCCGAATACCTTTTGGGTTAATTTAAAGGAAATTGATTTTTCAAAAGAGAATGGAAAAGTAATGACATTACCTTTAGGTGAAGAGCAGTCGATAATCTATTCAGCGAATGCGACAAGTCATTTTAAACCCGCAGAACCTTTTAAATTTCAAGGATTAGATAATATTCCTTTAAATAACTAG
- a CDS encoding N-acetyltransferase produces the protein MNYIFQKMTSKDINAVALLLQANSESQQGGLYGEYPLDKVEAMYQSSTNTIVALYQENIVAVVFSFPVTSFSIPPIAQAINQHFPEITQNNWFYGPVCIDKSHRGKSLLKDLYQQICSLHGGHPIAFVNSENIRSLKAHQKLGMEIVKNFEFKGTSWWVIKG, from the coding sequence ATGAATTACATATTTCAAAAAATGACCTCCAAAGATATTAATGCAGTCGCACTATTATTACAGGCAAATTCCGAATCTCAGCAAGGTGGATTATATGGCGAATATCCTCTAGATAAAGTTGAGGCGATGTATCAAAGTAGCACTAACACCATTGTTGCACTTTACCAAGAAAATATTGTGGCTGTTGTTTTTAGCTTTCCTGTTACCTCTTTTTCGATCCCACCAATTGCTCAAGCTATTAATCAACACTTTCCAGAAATAACACAAAATAATTGGTTTTACGGTCCTGTGTGTATAGATAAATCTCACCGTGGAAAATCCCTATTAAAAGATCTCTACCAGCAGATCTGTTCTTTACATGGCGGGCATCCTATTGCATTTGTGAATAGTGAAAATATTCGGTCACTAAAAGCACATCAAAAATTAGGTATGGAGATCGTTAAAAATTTTGAGTTCAAAGGCACATCTTGGTGGGTCATTAAAGGATAA
- a CDS encoding sulfatase-like hydrolase/transferase: protein MTVSRRTFIKGLAASGAAMTVSTPVIANSGNSASNTRSRPENAPNLLIVFPDEMRAHALQFMGEDPSITPNLNKFAKQAKVMTQMASNYPLCSPFRGMFMTGQYPVRNGITGNAHDYGGKVGIDLSPYAKCWSDVLKSLDYSTGYIGKWHLDAPYEPFIESYNNPMEGRYWNEWAAPDRRHGFDFWYSYGTYDLHLKPMYWANDTPRDKPIYIDQWGPEHEADMAIKFLKNENNQFRDNSKPFALVVSMNPPHSPYDQVPKKYLDAYQGKTSKELNTRPNVQWDTEYQEGYGPQYFKEYMAMVNGVDEQFGRIVDELEKQGLADNTLVVFFSDHGSCLGANGQATKNNPYEESMRVPMMFRLPGKIKPGSDDALMSAPDIYPTILGLLGLSEWIPDSVEGTDLADRVVTGKGDTANSQLYLFIPYGEPSFGKRGVRTKTHTLVIDRQDGQPLKYTLYDNVNDPYQMKNIAKDNMTLIEKLIKEELTPWLEKTGDSWRATEFITATTNKLNKTISTCKEK, encoded by the coding sequence ATGACTGTTTCCCGCAGAACTTTTATCAAAGGACTCGCAGCCAGCGGTGCAGCAATGACTGTTTCTACCCCTGTTATTGCTAATTCAGGGAATTCGGCTTCTAACACGCGATCGCGTCCAGAGAATGCCCCTAACCTATTAATTGTTTTCCCAGATGAAATGCGTGCTCATGCATTACAGTTTATGGGGGAAGACCCTTCAATTACACCTAATTTGAATAAATTTGCGAAGCAAGCCAAAGTAATGACGCAGATGGCTTCAAACTACCCTCTTTGCTCTCCATTTCGCGGCATGTTTATGACAGGCCAATACCCTGTTCGTAATGGTATTACAGGAAATGCGCATGACTACGGTGGTAAAGTAGGTATTGATTTATCTCCTTATGCTAAATGTTGGTCTGATGTTTTAAAATCGCTCGATTACAGCACTGGTTATATCGGTAAATGGCACCTTGATGCGCCTTACGAACCATTTATTGAAAGTTATAACAATCCAATGGAAGGCCGCTATTGGAATGAATGGGCAGCACCAGATAGACGCCATGGTTTTGATTTTTGGTATTCTTATGGCACTTACGATTTACATTTAAAACCAATGTATTGGGCAAACGATACCCCTCGTGATAAGCCAATTTACATTGATCAATGGGGACCTGAACATGAAGCTGATATGGCAATCAAGTTCCTCAAAAATGAAAATAATCAATTTAGAGACAATTCAAAACCATTTGCATTAGTGGTTTCAATGAATCCACCTCATTCACCTTATGATCAAGTACCGAAAAAATACCTCGATGCTTATCAAGGTAAGACCTCAAAAGAGCTAAATACACGTCCTAATGTGCAGTGGGATACTGAATATCAAGAAGGTTATGGCCCTCAATATTTCAAAGAATATATGGCGATGGTCAATGGTGTTGATGAGCAATTTGGTCGCATCGTAGATGAATTAGAAAAACAAGGTCTTGCAGATAATACTCTTGTTGTTTTCTTCTCTGATCATGGCAGTTGCTTAGGAGCAAATGGACAAGCAACAAAAAATAATCCTTATGAAGAATCCATGCGTGTTCCTATGATGTTTCGTTTACCAGGTAAAATTAAACCGGGTTCTGACGATGCATTAATGTCAGCACCAGATATTTATCCGACTATCTTAGGGCTACTTGGTTTATCAGAATGGATCCCTGATTCAGTAGAAGGTACTGATCTTGCAGATAGAGTAGTCACAGGCAAAGGCGACACAGCAAACTCTCAGCTTTATCTCTTTATTCCTTATGGTGAACCTTCATTTGGTAAACGAGGGGTAAGAACCAAAACTCATACTTTGGTTATAGATAGACAAGATGGGCAACCATTGAAATATACTTTATATGACAATGTGAACGATCCATATCAAATGAAAAATATTGCCAAAGATAATATGACTTTAATTGAGAAATTAATTAAAGAAGAATTAACCCCTTGGTTGGAAAAAACAGGAGATTCTTGGCGCGCTACTGAATTCATTACGGCAACAACCAATAAATTAAATAAAACAATATCGACATGTAAAGAAAAATAA
- a CDS encoding YadA-like family protein, whose translation MLFKKLFLIVFLFPTLSYSNTHSIKENKEDPIVVNIPSISLGEKSNASGNGSIAIGTNSQAKNTHSVAIGTNSLATEENTVSFGNIENKHTSRLVNISDGKNNTDAVNLIQTKKLVDKNRIATNNAINQLKRTVSTDISDLKTHVNDFDNYYRKRQAEITDSIANLDKEIIALEKKVFAGIASSVAMTSIPYLSHHTLSGGIGISNYRTGTAFAGGVQYKPNNDIAFRLNSSINSEKEIIIGGGLAYGW comes from the coding sequence ATGCTATTTAAAAAATTATTTTTAATTGTTTTCTTATTTCCAACCCTCTCCTATTCTAATACTCATTCAATAAAAGAAAATAAAGAAGATCCAATAGTCGTTAATATTCCTAGTATTTCATTAGGTGAAAAAAGTAACGCATCTGGTAACGGTTCAATTGCAATAGGAACAAATAGCCAAGCTAAAAATACACACTCAGTTGCTATTGGGACTAATTCATTAGCAACGGAAGAAAATACAGTATCGTTTGGTAATATTGAAAATAAACACACTTCTCGATTAGTTAATATTAGTGATGGTAAAAACAATACAGATGCCGTTAATCTTATTCAAACTAAAAAACTGGTAGATAAAAATAGAATAGCAACAAATAATGCCATCAATCAGCTAAAGAGAACTGTCAGTACAGATATCAGTGATCTCAAAACCCATGTTAATGATTTTGATAATTATTACAGAAAAAGACAGGCTGAAATCACAGATTCAATTGCAAATTTAGATAAAGAAATTATTGCGTTAGAGAAAAAAGTATTTGCTGGCATTGCTTCATCTGTTGCAATGACTAGCATTCCTTATCTTAGTCATCACACCTTAAGTGGTGGAATTGGTATTAGTAATTATCGAACAGGCACAGCATTTGCTGGCGGTGTACAATATAAGCCGAATAACGATATTGCATTTAGATTAAACTCCTCCATTAATAGTGAAAAAGAAATTATTATTGGCGGTGGATTAGCTTATGGTTGGTAA
- a CDS encoding NAD-binding protein yields the protein MKLSAILNVIETSKVTRKMMSLLLILNGIFIIYSILLSRGIYLDWEIHGFSAWLKSLGVLKLLDIPKVMLACALILLSIFMYLGVRIAWCVSLILLATIIFLDVAVYQQMDFQSYFSFILAIGLLMSWRAFPHHSLTSAGFVAFICILSLLLFSMLGSLYIGDEFKPHITTLMDAFYFSIVCMTTLGFGDIVPISTNARIFTLTVVILGITVFTTSIVYVMGFLARGTRDIVKKRIAKMHNHFIIIGSSALASQLEKGLREQGKPVIAICTDKSKASYDTQANIIEGDPTNLKTLLSANIAKASWVATLSESDAENTFILLTIQECSNVDAKLITIINQDENRDKISRLRPDMLFSLASLGKEIMMKVLCGESISSSDVTDLLLNKYLKS from the coding sequence ATGAAATTATCCGCAATACTAAATGTGATAGAGACATCTAAAGTGACAAGAAAAATGATGTCTTTATTACTTATCTTAAATGGTATTTTTATCATTTACTCTATTTTGCTGTCTCGTGGCATTTATCTGGATTGGGAAATTCATGGGTTTTCAGCATGGCTTAAATCTTTAGGGGTATTAAAACTTCTTGATATACCCAAGGTCATGTTGGCTTGTGCCTTAATCTTGCTTTCAATATTTATGTATTTGGGCGTCAGAATTGCGTGGTGCGTTTCTTTGATTTTATTAGCCACCATTATTTTTCTTGATGTCGCTGTTTATCAGCAAATGGATTTTCAATCCTATTTTTCTTTTATTTTAGCGATTGGGCTGTTAATGAGTTGGCGTGCATTTCCGCATCATAGTTTAACTAGTGCTGGCTTTGTGGCTTTTATCTGTATCCTTTCTTTGCTGTTATTCTCAATGCTGGGAAGTCTTTATATTGGTGATGAGTTTAAGCCTCATATTACAACGTTGATGGATGCGTTCTATTTTTCTATTGTCTGTATGACGACACTAGGATTTGGCGATATTGTGCCAATTAGCACGAATGCACGTATTTTTACTCTCACTGTTGTTATCTTAGGAATAACTGTTTTTACTACGTCCATTGTGTACGTCATGGGATTTCTTGCGCGTGGCACTCGCGATATTGTTAAGAAAAGGATCGCTAAAATGCATAATCATTTTATTATTATTGGTTCATCAGCATTAGCTTCTCAATTAGAAAAAGGGCTGAGAGAGCAAGGAAAACCGGTTATTGCGATTTGTACCGATAAAAGTAAAGCCTCTTATGACACGCAAGCCAATATTATTGAAGGCGATCCTACTAATCTTAAAACATTGCTATCTGCCAATATTGCGAAAGCGAGTTGGGTGGCGACTTTATCTGAAAGTGATGCAGAAAATACCTTTATTTTACTGACTATCCAAGAATGTTCTAATGTCGATGCCAAATTGATCACTATTATTAATCAAGATGAAAATAGAGATAAAATCAGTCGGTTACGCCCAGATATGTTGTTCTCTTTAGCATCATTAGGTAAAGAAATTATGATGAAAGTTTTGTGTGGTGAATCTATTTCTTCATCGGATGTGACTGATTTGCTTTTAAACAAATATTTAAAATCATAA
- a CDS encoding cytochrome b has product MQWRNNASRYGHLSLLLHWGSALTVYGMFALGLWMVTLGYYDSWYHSAPEIHKSIGILLFIILIVRVIWRWISPSPKALSSYSKLTRISAHIAHMLLYLILFSILISGYLISTADGQAISVFDWFSVPAIFTGEAEQADLAGDIHLYLAWSVVLLSLLHAAGALKHHFIDKDVTLKRMLGMRTK; this is encoded by the coding sequence ATGCAATGGCGAAATAATGCGTCTCGCTATGGGCACTTGTCTCTCCTTTTACATTGGGGGTCGGCGCTGACTGTCTATGGTATGTTTGCTTTAGGGCTGTGGATGGTGACGCTAGGGTATTATGATAGTTGGTATCATTCTGCACCTGAAATACACAAGAGCATTGGTATTCTTTTGTTTATTATTTTGATAGTGCGTGTGATATGGCGTTGGATCTCTCCATCTCCTAAAGCTTTATCAAGTTATAGTAAGTTGACACGCATTAGTGCCCATATTGCACATATGCTTTTATATTTAATCTTATTTTCTATTCTGATTAGTGGTTATTTAATTTCAACCGCTGATGGACAAGCTATATCTGTATTTGATTGGTTTTCTGTGCCTGCCATTTTTACAGGGGAAGCCGAGCAAGCGGATTTAGCAGGTGATATTCATCTTTATTTAGCCTGGTCAGTGGTTTTATTATCGTTATTACATGCTGCTGGCGCTTTAAAACATCATTTTATTGATAAAGATGTCACGTTAAAACGCATGCTAGGAATGCGAACTAAATAA
- a CDS encoding MurR/RpiR family transcriptional regulator, translating into MSTATNLNELQEQVRSRYNGLSKRLQQVAHYLLDNKNSVAFDTIAILADKANVPPSTLIRFANAFHFNGFNEMKQLFQNHLMNEMINENENLTYKQKYKEELPNLNEPAYILQEFAQANSHSLQQLANQTHREMLNKTLQLLEHADTIYICGFHHSFSAASYFFHALSHIPCETVFVNSLGGMYKEQLRNITHRDVLFGIHFHPYSDEMQKMCEMATYKEAKQIIVTDSPISPLASLSDVCLTVKEAQIKTFRSQTSTMCLLQAISVAFAFRKKN; encoded by the coding sequence ATGTCTACTGCAACAAATCTGAATGAACTACAGGAACAAGTTCGCTCCCGCTATAATGGATTAAGTAAAAGGCTACAGCAGGTTGCACATTATCTACTTGATAATAAAAACAGTGTGGCATTTGATACAATTGCGATCCTTGCAGATAAAGCAAATGTTCCTCCATCGACATTAATTCGTTTTGCCAACGCATTTCATTTCAATGGCTTTAATGAAATGAAACAATTATTTCAAAATCATTTGATGAATGAAATGATAAACGAAAATGAAAATTTAACTTATAAACAAAAATATAAAGAGGAGCTTCCTAATCTGAATGAGCCTGCCTATATTCTGCAAGAATTTGCACAAGCAAATAGCCATTCATTGCAACAATTGGCAAATCAGACTCACAGAGAAATGTTAAATAAAACATTACAATTACTCGAACACGCTGACACAATTTATATTTGTGGCTTTCATCACTCATTCAGTGCTGCAAGTTACTTTTTCCATGCTCTCTCGCATATCCCTTGTGAGACTGTTTTTGTCAACAGCCTAGGTGGGATGTACAAAGAGCAATTGAGAAATATTACACATCGTGATGTGCTCTTTGGCATTCACTTCCACCCGTATTCAGATGAAATGCAAAAAATGTGTGAAATGGCGACTTACAAAGAAGCAAAACAGATTATTGTTACTGATAGTCCAATTAGCCCATTAGCAAGTCTAAGTGATGTTTGTTTAACAGTTAAAGAAGCTCAAATAAAAACCTTTCGTTCTCAAACGTCAACAATGTGTTTACTACAAGCAATTTCCGTCGCTTTTGCTTTTAGAAAAAAAAATTAA
- the clcA gene encoding H(+)/Cl(-) exchange transporter ClcA codes for MHNHKSAQNSQNERRFNLFRKAQETNLAPLKILLLSAIVGSLAGLVGVLFEKSVSWVIHFRQEEFIKTFTNPYILAICTLLFSSILAMLGYYLVKKISPESGGSGIPEIEGAMIDIRPVRWWRVLPVKFIASIGTLGSGMVLGREGPTVQLGANIGQLVNDISRVKDKESRHTLLATGAAAGLTAAFNAPLAGILFIIEEMRPQFKYSLISIKAVFIGVIMSCIVFRLFNGEDGVIHIGKFSSAPLNTLWLYLVLGMLFGIIGVIFSKLLFYVQTQFQHFYQDKTSRFVLTGGIIGGLCGLLALIIPEITGGGFSIIPALSTGQYSLIALLLFFVLRTITSIISFASGAPGGIFAPTLALGTLFGSAFGLTATLLFPDYQIQIGTFAIAGMGALFAATVRAPLTGIVLVLEMTDNYQLILPMIITCLGATMLAQLLGGRPIYTVLLERILQKSEAKEQTNQADDIKSDKLPQQ; via the coding sequence ATGCATAATCATAAATCAGCACAAAACAGCCAAAATGAACGACGTTTTAATCTGTTCAGAAAAGCGCAAGAAACCAACCTTGCACCACTAAAGATCCTGTTATTGTCCGCTATAGTCGGCTCTTTAGCTGGGCTAGTGGGTGTTTTATTTGAAAAAAGCGTTAGTTGGGTGATTCATTTTCGACAAGAAGAATTTATTAAAACCTTTACCAATCCTTATATTCTAGCGATCTGCACATTACTCTTTTCCTCTATTCTGGCAATGCTGGGATACTATTTAGTCAAGAAAATTTCACCCGAATCAGGGGGCTCAGGAATACCTGAAATTGAAGGTGCCATGATAGATATTCGCCCTGTTCGTTGGTGGCGAGTATTACCTGTAAAATTTATTGCCAGTATTGGGACTTTAGGTTCTGGAATGGTATTAGGGCGAGAAGGCCCAACGGTACAATTAGGTGCCAATATTGGTCAGCTCGTAAATGATATTTCTCGAGTAAAAGATAAAGAGTCACGCCATACTCTATTAGCGACCGGAGCCGCAGCAGGATTAACTGCGGCTTTTAATGCTCCTCTGGCTGGTATTTTATTTATTATTGAAGAAATGCGTCCTCAATTTAAATACAGCCTTATTTCAATTAAAGCCGTCTTTATTGGCGTGATTATGTCTTGCATTGTTTTTCGCCTATTTAATGGTGAAGATGGTGTTATTCATATCGGTAAATTTTCATCTGCACCACTAAATACACTCTGGTTGTATTTAGTTTTGGGTATGTTATTTGGCATTATTGGCGTTATTTTCAGTAAATTACTTTTTTATGTTCAAACCCAGTTTCAACATTTTTATCAAGATAAAACATCACGTTTCGTTTTAACAGGCGGGATCATTGGTGGGCTTTGTGGCTTATTAGCACTAATTATTCCTGAAATAACGGGGGGTGGATTTAGTATTATTCCAGCATTAAGCACAGGGCAATATTCTCTTATCGCGCTATTACTTTTCTTTGTTTTACGAACTATAACATCCATTATCAGTTTTGCCTCTGGTGCTCCTGGCGGTATATTCGCCCCCACTCTGGCATTAGGTACGCTATTTGGCAGCGCCTTCGGATTAACTGCAACCTTACTTTTCCCTGATTATCAAATTCAAATTGGTACGTTTGCTATTGCAGGAATGGGCGCTTTATTTGCAGCAACCGTAAGAGCACCTCTAACCGGGATCGTCCTCGTATTAGAAATGACTGATAATTATCAACTTATCCTACCGATGATCATTACCTGTTTAGGTGCAACAATGTTGGCTCAATTATTAGGTGGCCGCCCTATTTATACGGTTTTATTAGAACGAATATTGCAAAAGTCTGAGGCAAAAGAACAAACAAACCAAGCCGATGACATTAAAAGTGATAAATTACCACAACAATAA
- a CDS encoding YceI family protein: protein MFKKALLGLTAGALLFNASTALAADYAIDKQGQHAFVQFRIQHLGYSWLYGTFKDFDGTFSYDKEDPSKDKVDVVIKTGSLDTNHAERDKHLRSADFFNASKYPEARFVSTQVTRDGENYVVTGDLTLNGVTKPISLNAKLIGEGTDPWKGYRAGFEATGKVNLKEFNFKSDLGPKSQEAELIISVEGVKKA from the coding sequence ATGTTTAAGAAAGCTTTATTAGGTTTAACCGCAGGTGCGTTGTTATTTAATGCAAGTACTGCTTTAGCCGCAGATTATGCTATTGATAAACAAGGCCAACACGCATTTGTACAGTTTCGTATCCAACATTTAGGCTATAGCTGGTTATACGGCACTTTTAAAGATTTCGATGGTACATTTAGTTACGATAAAGAAGATCCATCAAAAGACAAAGTTGATGTTGTGATTAAAACAGGAAGCTTAGACACTAATCACGCAGAACGTGATAAGCACTTACGTAGCGCTGATTTCTTTAATGCAAGCAAATATCCTGAAGCCCGATTTGTTTCAACTCAAGTTACTCGTGATGGCGAAAACTATGTTGTTACCGGTGATTTGACATTAAATGGTGTGACTAAACCTATTTCATTAAATGCAAAATTAATTGGCGAAGGTACTGATCCTTGGAAAGGTTATCGCGCTGGTTTTGAAGCAACAGGTAAAGTGAATCTGAAAGAGTTTAATTTTAAATCAGACTTAGGACCAAAATCACAAGAAGCAGAATTAATTATCTCTGTTGAAGGTGTAAAAAAAGCGTAA